From a single Pseudalkalibacillus hwajinpoensis genomic region:
- a CDS encoding serine protease: MKVQKIEEEIKQTKNHLAFLENCLKGIQNNCDHHYKGNHNFERCQKCNKVEILYY; the protein is encoded by the coding sequence ATGAAGGTTCAAAAAATTGAAGAAGAAATTAAGCAAACGAAAAATCACCTTGCTTTTTTGGAGAATTGTTTAAAAGGGATTCAAAATAATTGTGATCACCATTATAAAGGAAATCATAATTTTGAAAGATGCCAGAAATGCAATAAGGTAGAAATACTATATTACTAA
- a CDS encoding DinB family protein yields MNLLKEQYDWIKHTRKLLFHFCEKINQDDYLKEIDTFDGKSIRSLHQHTAECYYYWLGKFSLKDHDFSKRPNQVVEVSEMRELFEGVDQLVYRFLDEFEGRHEEKISRSDSEQQDEEEFSILWLFTHTTTHEFHHKGQIVWMARHLGYEPPDTDLIKASDINRFLAYPEQG; encoded by the coding sequence ATGAATCTTTTGAAAGAACAATATGATTGGATCAAGCATACAAGAAAGTTACTTTTTCATTTTTGTGAGAAGATAAACCAGGATGATTATTTGAAAGAAATAGACACGTTTGATGGGAAATCGATTCGATCTCTTCATCAACACACTGCGGAATGCTACTACTACTGGTTGGGTAAATTCAGCTTGAAAGACCATGACTTTTCGAAGCGTCCTAACCAGGTTGTGGAGGTGAGTGAGATGAGAGAGCTATTCGAAGGTGTCGATCAACTCGTTTATCGGTTTTTAGATGAATTTGAAGGACGGCATGAAGAGAAGATCAGCCGATCTGATTCTGAACAGCAAGATGAGGAAGAGTTCTCTATTTTGTGGCTGTTTACTCACACAACTACCCATGAATTCCACCATAAAGGGCAAATTGTTTGGATGGCTCGCCACCTTGGCTATGAACCACCGGACACAGATCTCATTAAGGCATCAGATATCAATCGATTTTTAGCTTATCCAGAACAAGGGTAG
- a CDS encoding GlsB/YeaQ/YmgE family stress response membrane protein, giving the protein MIGGIIGWLAGAITGRDVPGGIIGNIIAGFVGAWLGTLVFGNFGPKIGGFAIIPAIIGSIILVIIVSFIMGKTRKKRND; this is encoded by the coding sequence GTGATTGGTGGCATTATAGGTTGGCTAGCTGGCGCTATAACCGGTCGTGATGTTCCGGGAGGTATTATCGGAAATATTATTGCTGGGTTTGTTGGTGCATGGTTAGGAACACTTGTCTTTGGAAACTTTGGACCAAAGATTGGTGGATTTGCGATTATCCCAGCTATTATCGGCTCAATCATCTTAGTTATAATTGTGAGCTTTATTATGGGGAAAACTCGTAAAAAAAGGAATGATTAA
- a CDS encoding amidohydrolase has product MKVIYNVKIYQPGKKTIQQGHLIVTNGKILEVNDGKYQGEIQNIIDGNGATVAPSFNDTHMHLLRYGLMKKELDLRQVSSWKEMKAIVKDEYLEKRMEEHKWIIGRGVIDSQFEDIDHLLTTKDLEELEFQKPMFFLHDDGHESIVNEEALKILREEKELSLYHDRFIEKDENGDWTGRFKDTAVHYIKFHFRQKTEEEVYHAIKDAIPHLLEYGIASVHTDDLNYTGSFDRVWNSYRKLENKSELPVQVHLHHYVYHLDDMKKYLNQHKRRTGDGTDRVRMGAFKIFLDGTQRLHTAALRQPYHDLPDTTGELIYSQSELNKMVQLADEHNMQVTMHAIGDRTVEQAITAIESVGAEKMRHRIIHAQILAPDLLERLKKLKPYLEIQPGFMMNEYDQTAKWVGKEQEKYCNPWKTVSEMGIPFTGSSDCPIGPLSPLLHIYAAVNRQDEEGNPEGGWIPEERLSVAEIYRAYTEIGAKIEFQENSKGRLEKGYTADLVFLSDHPDEVSPNKLKEIKVLETWVKGERVYSL; this is encoded by the coding sequence TTGAAAGTTATTTACAATGTAAAAATCTATCAGCCAGGTAAAAAAACAATTCAACAGGGTCATTTAATTGTAACCAATGGAAAGATTCTTGAAGTAAACGATGGAAAATATCAAGGAGAAATCCAAAATATTATTGATGGTAACGGAGCAACTGTTGCACCTTCTTTTAACGATACCCATATGCACTTGCTTCGGTACGGTCTAATGAAAAAAGAATTGGACTTACGTCAGGTTTCAAGTTGGAAAGAAATGAAGGCCATTGTTAAAGATGAATACTTGGAAAAGCGCATGGAAGAACATAAGTGGATTATTGGTAGAGGTGTTATTGATAGTCAGTTCGAAGACATAGACCATTTATTAACAACAAAGGATCTGGAGGAACTAGAATTTCAGAAACCGATGTTTTTCCTTCATGATGATGGGCATGAAAGTATCGTAAATGAAGAAGCACTCAAAATACTTAGAGAAGAAAAAGAACTCTCACTCTATCACGATCGATTTATTGAGAAAGATGAAAACGGTGATTGGACAGGAAGGTTTAAGGATACAGCCGTCCACTATATTAAATTCCACTTTCGACAGAAGACGGAGGAAGAGGTATATCACGCAATTAAAGATGCTATTCCACACCTCTTAGAGTATGGAATAGCATCTGTGCACACTGATGACCTGAACTATACAGGTTCATTCGATCGGGTCTGGAACAGTTATAGAAAACTTGAGAATAAAAGTGAGCTTCCAGTACAGGTACATTTGCATCATTATGTCTACCATCTTGATGATATGAAAAAGTACTTGAACCAGCACAAAAGAAGAACAGGTGATGGAACTGATCGAGTACGAATGGGCGCATTTAAAATTTTCCTCGACGGCACACAGCGCCTGCATACAGCAGCCCTTCGACAACCGTATCATGATCTGCCAGACACTACTGGTGAGTTAATCTATTCTCAGAGTGAATTAAATAAAATGGTGCAATTGGCTGATGAACATAATATGCAGGTGACAATGCATGCGATTGGCGATCGGACAGTTGAGCAAGCCATAACAGCTATCGAATCAGTAGGTGCAGAGAAAATGCGACATCGAATCATCCACGCACAGATATTGGCGCCTGATCTCTTAGAACGATTGAAGAAACTGAAGCCTTATTTAGAAATACAGCCAGGGTTTATGATGAATGAATATGATCAAACGGCCAAATGGGTAGGGAAAGAACAAGAGAAATATTGCAATCCTTGGAAAACAGTCAGTGAAATGGGCATCCCTTTTACTGGGAGTTCTGATTGCCCTATTGGTCCTCTTTCACCTTTACTTCACATTTATGCAGCAGTGAATCGCCAGGATGAAGAAGGCAATCCAGAAGGTGGATGGATTCCGGAAGAAAGACTTTCAGTGGCAGAGATTTATCGAGCTTATACTGAAATAGGTGCAAAGATTGAATTTCAAGAAAACTCAAAAGGACGATTAGAAAAGGGCTACACCGCTGACTTAGTCTTCTTATCTGATCATCCTGATGAGGTAAGCCCTAATAAGCTGAAAGAAATTAAAGTTCTTGAAACATGGGTCAAAGGAGAACGTGTCTACTCATTATAA
- a CDS encoding Bcr/CflA family efflux MFS transporter — MLHNPTGKERLGLALLLGMLGVLGPLNIDMYLPSFPEIASDLSARASLVQLSLTTCLIGLAIGQIVVGPYSDGQGRRKPLMIFIFLFAVSSILCAVAPNIITLVIARFLQGFTASAGVVLSRAVVRDVFSGRELTKFFALLMVINATAPMIAPMTGGAILLLPFATWNTIFYFLGFLGLIIVMVIALKLPETLPPEKRMPSTIGHSIRTMGSLLKDRSFIGYAITIGFVHGGSFAYVSGTPFVYQGIYDVSPQVFSILFGINGLAIISGSYMIGRFSAILHERSLLMIAVITAVTATSFLLLMTIIEGPLATLVIPIFIYMTAMGMVLTSTFTLAMEKQGHRAGSASAVLGMLPLLFGSMVSPLVGLDETTAVPMGVTLFTTSSIGAIAFFTLTSKNKVVAK, encoded by the coding sequence ATGCTACATAATCCAACGGGAAAAGAACGTCTGGGTCTGGCTTTGCTTCTAGGAATGCTAGGGGTATTAGGGCCACTTAATATTGATATGTATTTACCGAGTTTCCCCGAGATTGCAAGTGACTTAAGTGCTCGAGCTTCGCTTGTTCAGCTTAGTTTAACAACCTGTTTGATCGGACTTGCGATCGGACAAATCGTTGTAGGGCCTTACAGTGATGGGCAGGGCAGAAGAAAGCCATTAATGATTTTTATTTTCTTATTTGCAGTTTCTTCGATTCTCTGTGCCGTTGCACCGAACATCATTACGCTTGTCATCGCACGCTTTTTACAGGGGTTCACCGCTTCTGCAGGTGTTGTTCTTTCAAGAGCAGTCGTACGTGATGTGTTTAGCGGGAGAGAGTTAACGAAATTCTTCGCGCTTCTAATGGTGATTAATGCCACAGCCCCTATGATTGCACCGATGACTGGCGGAGCAATATTGTTGCTTCCATTCGCAACGTGGAATACGATATTTTACTTCTTAGGTTTTCTCGGACTGATTATTGTGATGGTCATTGCTTTAAAACTACCGGAGACACTTCCTCCTGAAAAGCGCATGCCGAGCACGATTGGCCATTCCATTCGGACGATGGGAAGTCTGTTAAAAGACCGGTCATTTATTGGATATGCCATAACGATTGGATTTGTACACGGGGGTAGTTTTGCGTATGTGTCTGGCACACCTTTTGTGTATCAGGGGATCTATGACGTGTCTCCGCAAGTTTTTAGTATTCTATTTGGAATTAATGGTCTAGCAATTATTTCGGGGAGTTACATGATCGGACGCTTTAGCGCTATCCTGCATGAAAGAAGTTTACTCATGATTGCGGTCATTACGGCAGTGACGGCTACGTCGTTTCTTCTCTTAATGACAATCATAGAAGGACCGCTTGCAACGCTAGTTATTCCGATTTTTATCTACATGACTGCGATGGGAATGGTTCTTACAAGTACATTTACCCTTGCGATGGAAAAACAGGGGCACCGAGCAGGAAGTGCTAGTGCGGTGTTAGGAATGCTGCCGTTATTATTCGGCTCAATGGTTTCGCCACTTGTTGGACTTGATGAAACGACAGCTGTTCCAATGGGTGTCACCTTATTTACGACCTCTTCCATCGGCGCGATCGCATTCTTTACGTTAACGAGTAAAAATAAAGTAGTAGCTAAGTGA
- a CDS encoding DMT family transporter codes for MNTSKFPTRNYVALGTIFLIISALLTAGSNVYYSNNVQDISPFTFTFISFLVTAVFFHVIQLKNYTKNMRIDSFNYKNIIGINLSTAGVFMSFYFALKYIEPAIVGAIEIGVGPISSLVIVKLLYHRNVHRLDIFTGIGALTGSLFLIFATLNGNSGIVFHFRPLDVIGLISATLCGFFAALAAIYSKNLSEANWSSSKILAHRFYAIIAMSLILSLQQGNMLVQLTSNLGWILVISIIGVAIPLYFLQIGIQHSETFFVMMSLSFVPIFTYVFQFFDPRITPSYHSLSGILMILGFALFSVYVNSLRSRRVASHKKMAI; via the coding sequence TTGAATACTTCTAAATTCCCTACTAGAAATTATGTAGCATTAGGAACCATATTTTTGATAATTTCAGCATTATTGACCGCTGGAAGTAACGTCTATTATTCAAATAATGTGCAGGATATTAGTCCATTTACCTTTACCTTTATTAGCTTTTTGGTAACTGCTGTGTTTTTTCATGTCATTCAATTAAAAAACTACACGAAAAATATGCGAATCGATTCATTCAATTATAAAAATATTATTGGTATTAATCTCAGCACTGCTGGTGTATTTATGAGTTTTTATTTCGCCCTTAAATATATTGAACCCGCAATCGTTGGTGCCATTGAAATTGGAGTTGGACCTATTTCTTCTTTAGTAATAGTTAAACTCTTGTACCATCGAAACGTACACCGGTTAGATATATTTACCGGGATTGGTGCGTTGACTGGAAGTCTTTTTTTGATTTTCGCTACCCTAAACGGAAATTCCGGGATAGTTTTTCATTTTAGACCACTTGATGTAATAGGACTTATTTCAGCTACTTTATGTGGATTTTTTGCAGCTCTAGCAGCAATATATTCAAAAAACCTTAGTGAAGCCAACTGGAGTTCTAGTAAAATACTCGCTCATAGATTTTATGCCATTATTGCAATGTCGCTAATCCTTTCCCTTCAGCAAGGTAATATGCTCGTACAATTAACATCTAATTTGGGATGGATTTTGGTCATATCTATTATCGGAGTAGCCATTCCGTTATATTTCCTGCAAATTGGTATCCAACATTCTGAAACGTTCTTTGTTATGATGTCGTTATCTTTCGTTCCAATATTTACTTACGTTTTTCAATTTTTTGATCCCCGGATCACTCCTTCTTACCATTCGCTATCTGGAATATTGATGATATTAGGATTCGCTTTGTTTAGTGTGTACGTAAATAGCTTGAGAAGTAGACGCGTAGCAAGTCATAAAAAGATGGCAATATGA
- the thiC gene encoding phosphomethylpyrimidine synthase ThiC → MSTSSLNRANISIMSSFAGSQKVYISGLRPDIKVPKRKIELSPTTGTFGEEENLPVLVYDTSGPYTDPNYSVDITNGLPVLRKSWIQERGDVEEYERRKIKPEDNGYKVESDPRANTKVFPGLKRKPLRAKKGRNVSQLHYAKQGMITPEMEFIALRENMEPEFVRDEVAKGRAIIPSNINHPETEPMIIGRNFHVKINANIGNSAVSSSIEQEVEKMTWATRWGADNIMDLSTGKDIHTTREWIIRNSPVPVGTVPIYQALEKVNGIAENLTWEVYRDTLVEQAEQGVDYFTIHAGVLLRYVPLTAKRLTGIVSRGGSIMAQWCLYHHQESFLYTHFEDICEIMKTYDISFSLGDGLRPGSIADANDEAQFAELETLGELTKIAWKHDVQVMVEGPGHVPMHLIKENMDKQLEVCEEAPFYTLGPLTTDIAPGYDHITSAIGAAMIGWYGTAMLCYVTPKEHLGLPNKDDVREGVITYKIAAHAADLAKGHPGAQERDDALSKARFEFRWRDQFNLSLDPERSIEYHDETLPAEGAKTAHFCSMCGPKFCSMKISQDIRNYAKDNELFTKEDIEKGMQKKAKEFKKSGGDIYQ, encoded by the coding sequence ATGTCAACATCTTCATTAAACAGAGCAAACATTTCCATCATGTCTAGTTTTGCAGGTAGTCAAAAAGTATATATATCAGGTTTAAGACCTGACATAAAAGTACCCAAACGTAAAATTGAGTTAAGTCCAACAACGGGGACATTTGGAGAAGAGGAGAATCTTCCCGTTCTGGTGTATGACACTAGTGGGCCGTATACAGATCCCAATTATTCCGTTGATATTACTAATGGCCTTCCAGTCCTTCGCAAATCGTGGATTCAAGAACGCGGCGATGTTGAAGAATATGAAAGACGCAAAATTAAGCCTGAAGATAATGGTTATAAAGTTGAAAGTGATCCTCGTGCAAACACCAAAGTGTTCCCTGGATTAAAGCGTAAACCATTGCGTGCTAAAAAAGGAAGAAATGTTTCACAACTTCATTATGCTAAACAGGGAATGATCACCCCTGAAATGGAATTTATCGCATTAAGGGAAAATATGGAACCGGAGTTTGTACGTGATGAAGTTGCAAAAGGTCGTGCGATTATCCCTTCCAATATTAATCACCCTGAAACCGAACCTATGATTATAGGTCGTAATTTCCACGTCAAAATTAATGCGAATATTGGGAACTCAGCTGTATCATCCTCTATTGAACAGGAAGTAGAAAAAATGACTTGGGCTACACGTTGGGGTGCAGATAATATAATGGATTTATCAACTGGAAAAGACATTCATACAACCCGAGAATGGATCATCCGAAACTCGCCCGTCCCGGTGGGTACGGTCCCAATTTATCAAGCATTAGAAAAAGTCAATGGTATTGCCGAGAACCTTACGTGGGAGGTTTACCGAGATACCTTGGTAGAACAAGCAGAGCAGGGTGTGGATTACTTCACAATCCATGCAGGTGTTCTTTTGCGATATGTGCCGCTAACTGCAAAACGTTTAACTGGTATTGTTTCTCGAGGTGGCTCAATTATGGCACAATGGTGCTTGTATCACCACCAGGAAAGCTTTTTGTATACTCATTTTGAAGATATTTGTGAAATTATGAAAACCTATGATATTTCCTTCTCCCTGGGGGATGGGTTACGTCCTGGTTCTATTGCTGATGCAAATGATGAAGCTCAATTTGCTGAATTAGAGACTCTTGGAGAACTAACAAAAATAGCATGGAAGCACGATGTTCAAGTTATGGTTGAAGGACCTGGTCATGTGCCGATGCATCTTATTAAAGAAAACATGGATAAACAATTAGAAGTGTGCGAAGAAGCTCCCTTTTATACACTTGGACCGCTTACAACTGATATAGCTCCTGGTTATGATCACATTACATCTGCAATTGGTGCAGCTATGATTGGTTGGTATGGTACTGCAATGCTTTGTTATGTAACGCCAAAAGAACATTTAGGCTTACCCAATAAGGATGATGTGCGTGAAGGGGTTATAACTTATAAGATTGCGGCTCATGCCGCTGATCTAGCAAAAGGACATCCTGGGGCCCAAGAGCGGGATGACGCCTTGTCAAAAGCACGTTTTGAATTTCGTTGGAGAGATCAGTTTAACTTATCTTTGGATCCAGAACGATCTATTGAGTACCATGATGAAACATTACCTGCTGAAGGAGCGAAAACAGCACACTTTTGTTCTATGTGTGGACCAAAATTCTGTAGTATGAAAATTTCTCAGGATATTCGTAACTATGCAAAAGATAATGAACTTTTTACGAAAGAAGATATTGAAAAAGGGATGCAGAAGAAAGCTAAAGAGTTCAAGAAATCTGGTGGGGATATCTATCAATAA